In Macaca fascicularis isolate 582-1 chromosome 15, T2T-MFA8v1.1, one genomic interval encodes:
- the TXNDC8 gene encoding thioredoxin domain-containing protein 8 isoform X2, whose translation MVQIINDMNEFKTFLTAAGHKLAVVEFSSKWCGPCKRMVPVFHELAETCHIKTIPTFQMFKKSQKGSISRPSPTSELHPHQKWTLDSSQANPSQTRANFRTLLKQLGK comes from the exons ATGGTGCAGATTATTAACGACATG aatgaatttaaaacatttctgacaGCTGCCGGACACAAACTCGCAGTGGTTGAATTTTCTTCAAAATGGTGTGGTCCCTGCAAAAGGATGGTACCTGTTTTCCAT GAGCTCGCTGAAACTTGTCACATCAAAACAATACCCACATTTCAGATGTTCAAGAAAAGCCAGAAG GGCTCCATCTCCAGGCCTTCACCAACCAGTGAACTCCATCCCCATCAGAAATGGACCCTTGACTCCAGTCAAGCCAATCCAAGTCAAACCAGAGCTAATTTCAGGACTTTGCTTAAGCAGCTAGGTAAATAA